Proteins from a single region of Juglans microcarpa x Juglans regia isolate MS1-56 chromosome 5S, Jm3101_v1.0, whole genome shotgun sequence:
- the LOC121267587 gene encoding cuticle collagen 2-like isoform X8, translating to MGEKATEMYLKADLQCCQCSKKVKKILCKFPEVHDQKFDEKKNLVTIKVVSCCPEKIKKKIICKGGGCIQFVEKGPPGPPGPPGPAGPPGPPGPEGPQGPQGPQGPQGPAGPAGPAGPQGPQGPQGPPGPKPEPCHPHKPYPPNIAVPCYPVVPSVYPVCTCGCGGTRPWSCRQPYPSVCHAPCNVSRYEYCSEGDSTGCATM from the exons GCCACAGAAATGTATCTGAAGGCTGACCTGCAGTGCTGTCAATGCAGCAAGAAGGTGAAGAAAATTCTATGTAAATTTCCTg AAGTACATGACCAGAAATTCGACGAGAAGAAAAACTTAGTCACAATCAAAGTTGTATCCTGCTGTCCTGAGAAGATTAAGAAGAAGATCATCTGCAAGGGTGGAGGTTGCATTCAGTTTGTTGAGAAAGGGCCTCCAGGGCCTCCCGGGCCTCCGGGGCCTGCGGGGCCTCCAGGGCCTCCCGGGCCTGAGGGACCTCAAGGGCCTCAAGGACCTCAAGGGCCTCAAGGGCCTGCGGGGCCTGCGGGGCCTGCGGGGCCTCAAGGGCCTCAAGGACCTCAAGGGCCTCCGGGACCAAAGCCAGAAccatgtcatccacataaaccGTATCCTCCCAATATTGCTGTACCATGTTATCCAGTAGTACCGTCCGTTTATCCAGTCTGTACTTGTGGTTGCGGAGGGACACGCCCATGGTCGTGCAGGCAACCGTATCCTAGTGTTTGTCATGCGCCTTGTAATGTGAGCCGTTATGAGTACTGCAGTGAAGGAGATTCCACAGGATGCGCAACCATGTAA
- the LOC121267588 gene encoding protein PYRICULARIA ORYZAE RESISTANCE 21-like yields the protein MGEKVTTIMVMKVDLQCHRCYKKVKRVLSRYPQIQDQIYDEKQNAVTIKVVCCSPEQIKQKIIYRGGDSIRSIEIMKPPPPKPKTEVKPKPPDPKPAEKPVDAKPPDQPVPKPPEPAPFIYVPYYPQTYEAGAYSWPFYEGHGGGPSHHHGHGGPSPSWEEYHHAIGRPVYDSYGGGGYRPSPDHSRSDYYSSHEENPSGCIII from the exons ATGGGGGAAAAG GTTACTACAATAATGGTGATGAAGGTGGACCTGCAGTGCCATCGCTGCTACAAGAAGGTGAAAAGAGTTTTATCTAGATATCCTC AAATACAAGACCAGATATACGATGAGAAGCAAAACGCAGTGACAATCAAAGTTGTGTGCTGCTCTCCTGAACAGATTAAGCAAAAGATTATCTACAGAGGAGGTGATTCCATTCGGAGCATTGAGATCATGAAACCTCCACCGCCAAAGCCCAAAACTGAGGTGAAACCAAAACCTCCGGATCCCAAGCCAGCTGAAAAACCTGTGGATGCTAAGCCTCCTGATCAACCGGTTCCAAAGCCTCCTGAACCGGCACCATTCATCTATGTACCGTATTATCCACAAACCTACGAAGCTGGTGCGTATAGCTGGCCATTTTATGAAGGGCATGGTGGGGGTCCAAGCCATCATCATGGTCATGGCGGACCATCCCCATCATGGGAGGAATATCATCATGCGATAGGGAGGCCAGTGTATGATAGTTATGGGGGTGGTGGTTATAGGCCTAGTCCCGATCATAGCCGTAGTGATTACTATTCCAGTCATGAGGAAAACCCATCAGGATGCATCATCATATAA
- the LOC121267587 gene encoding cuticle collagen 2-like isoform X7 — MGEKATEMYLKADLQCCQCSKKVKKILCKFPEVHDQKFDEKKNLVTIKVVSCCPEKIKKKIICKGGGCIQFVEKGPPGPPGPPGPAGPPGPPGPEGPQGPQGPQGPQGPAGPAGPAGPQGPQGPQGPPGPKPEPCHPHKPYPPNIAVPCYPVVPSVYPVCTCGCGGTRPWSCRQPYPSVCHAPCNVSRYEYCSEGDSTGCATM, encoded by the exons ATGGGTGAAAAG GCCACAGAAATGTATCTGAAGGCTGACCTGCAGTGCTGTCAATGCAGCAAGAAGGTGAAGAAAATTCTATGTAAATTTCCTg AAGTACATGACCAGAAATTCGACGAGAAGAAAAACTTAGTCACAATCAAAGTTGTATCCTGCTGTCCTGAGAAGATTAAGAAGAAGATCATCTGCAAGGGTGGAGGTTGCATTCAGTTTGTTGAGAAAGGGCCTCCAGGGCCTCCCGGGCCTCCGGGGCCTGCGGGGCCTCCAGGGCCTCCCGGGCCTGAGGGACCTCAAGGGCCTCAAGGACCTCAAGGGCCTCAAGGGCCTGCGGGGCCTGCGGGGCCTGCGGGGCCTCAAGGGCCTCAAGGACCTCAAGGGCCTCCGGGACCAAAGCCAGAAccatgtcatccacataaaccGTATCCTCCCAATATTGCTGTACCATGTTATCCAGTAGTACCGTCCGTTTATCCAGTCTGTACTTGTGGTTGCGGAGGGACACGCCCATGGTCGTGCAGGCAACCGTATCCTAGTGTTTGTCATGCGCCTTGTAATGTGAGCCGTTATGAGTACTGCAGTGAAGGAGATTCCACAGGATGCGCAACCATGTAA
- the LOC121267587 gene encoding protein PYRICULARIA ORYZAE RESISTANCE 21-like isoform X9 yields MGEKATEMYLKADLQCCQCSKKVKKILCKFPEVHDQKFDEKKNLVTIKVVSCCPEKIKKKIICKGGGCIQFVEKGPPGPPGPPGPAGPPGPPGPEGPPGPQGPQGPQGPPGPKPEPCHPHKPYPPNIAVPCYPVVPSVYPVCTCGCGGTRPWSCRQPYPSVCHAPCNVSRYEYCSEGDSTGCATM; encoded by the exons GCCACAGAAATGTATCTGAAGGCTGACCTGCAGTGCTGTCAATGCAGCAAGAAGGTGAAGAAAATTCTATGTAAATTTCCTg AAGTACATGACCAGAAATTCGACGAGAAGAAAAACTTAGTCACAATCAAAGTTGTATCCTGCTGTCCTGAGAAGATTAAGAAGAAGATCATCTGCAAGGGTGGAGGTTGCATTCAGTTTGTTGAGAAAGGGCCTCCAGGGCCTCCCGGGCCTCCGGGGCCTGCGGGGCCTCCAGGGCCTCCCGGGCCTGAGGGACCTC CGGGGCCTCAAGGGCCTCAAGGACCTCAAGGGCCTCCGGGACCAAAGCCAGAAccatgtcatccacataaaccGTATCCTCCCAATATTGCTGTACCATGTTATCCAGTAGTACCGTCCGTTTATCCAGTCTGTACTTGTGGTTGCGGAGGGACACGCCCATGGTCGTGCAGGCAACCGTATCCTAGTGTTTGTCATGCGCCTTGTAATGTGAGCCGTTATGAGTACTGCAGTGAAGGAGATTCCACAGGATGCGCAACCATGTAA